Proteins co-encoded in one Brassica oleracea var. oleracea cultivar TO1000 chromosome C4, BOL, whole genome shotgun sequence genomic window:
- the LOC106341543 gene encoding LOW QUALITY PROTEIN: F-box/kelch-repeat protein At4g23580-like (The sequence of the model RefSeq protein was modified relative to this genomic sequence to represent the inferred CDS: substituted 2 bases at 2 genomic stop codons), with translation MNDLEEPRVKSILMLPNDLVLNCLARVSRFEYPSLSLVSKRFHSLIASTELYQTRTLLGRTESCIYVCLKLHASKLLSWFILNTSKKVLVPIPSPQYNFTSPSTVAVVGTNIYVIGGGGSEKNASSSVMVMDTSRPHVWLEAPSMRVARVLPSACTLDGKIYIXXQTKFLYITGGCENIDSNNWMEVFDTKSKTWEFLQIPSEEICKGSKYRSISYQGTVYVRSEEKKVTYKVHKGKWREADICMNKRWGCSGSSYCVIEDVFYCYCDRKICWYDLKERIWKPLKCCLEGLPRLACDINRFCLLADHGGRLAILWQEYVCETKIIWCAEIALERRQNLEIWGKIEWHGNVVSIPTRLGGVHALTSTVW, from the exons ATGAATGATTTAGAAGAGCCTCGAGTTAAAAGTATTTTGATGCTTCCTAATGATTTAGTATTAAACTGTTTAGCCCGAGTCTCAAGATTCGAGTATCCATCTCTATCTTTAGTTTCTAAGAGATTTCACTCTCTCATTGCTTCAACAGAGCTTTACCAAACAAGAACCCTCTTAGGCCGAACAGAGAGTTGTATCTATGTGTGCTTAAAACTCCATGCCAGCAAACTTTTAAGTTGGTTCATTCTAAATACCTCCAAAAAAGTTTTGGTCCCGATTCCATCTCCCCAATATAACTTTACATCCCCGTCGACGGTTGCAGTGGTAGGAACTAATATCTATGTCATTGGCGGCGGCGGATCAGAGAAAAATGCCTCTTCTAGCGTTATGGTCATGGACACTAGTCGTCCCCACGTGTGGCTTGAGGCTCCAAGCATGCGGGTGGCCCGTGTGTTGCCATCTGCTTGTACCCTTGATGGGAAAATCTATATATAATAGCAAACCAAATTTT TATATATAACGGGAGGGTGCGAAAATATCGATTCAAACAATTGGATGGAAGTTTTTGATACCAAGTCTAAAACTTGGGAGTTTTTACAGATTCCTAGCGAAGAGATTTGCAAAGGCTCAAAGTACCGAAGCATAAGTTATCAAGGAACCGTCTACGTGAGATCTGAGGAAAAAAAAGTGACTTACAAGGTGCATAAAGGTAAATGGAGAGAGGCGGACATATGCATGAATAAGAGATGGGGTTGTTCGGGATCATCTTACTGTGTGATAGAGGACGTGTTCTACTGTTATTGTGACAGGAAGATCTGTTGGTATGACCTCAAAGAAAGAATATGGAAACCTTTAAAGTGTTGTCTGGAAGGATTGCCTAGATTGGCTTGTGATATAAACCGTTTTTGTTTATTGGCGGATCATGGTGGAAGATTGGCGATTTTGTGGCAGGAATACGTGTGTGAGACGAAAATAATATGGTGTGCGGAAATTGCTCTCGAAAGACGTCAAAATTTGGAAATTTGGGGTAAGATTGAGTGGCACGGCAACGTGGTTAGCATACCCACTAGGCTCGGTGGAGTGCATGCTCTTACTAGTACAGTTTGGTGA
- the LOC106337109 gene encoding LRR receptor-like serine/threonine-protein kinase FEI 2 — protein sequence MMGICLMKRCCSRLLLISFICSLTNLNEAISPDGEALMSFRSVVSSADGVVGRWRPEDPDPCNWKGVTCDAITKRVIALSLTHHKLIGPLPPELGKLDQLRLLMLHNNNLYGSIATALGNCTSLEEIYLQNNFFTGPIPSEMGNLSMLKNLDISNNDLTGAIPVSLGQLEKLTNFNVSNNFLVGKIPSDGLLAQFSKDSFIGNSKLCGKQIDMECPDENSSTGSRSTGGQGGKTGKLLISASATVGGLLLVALMCFWGCFLYKKLGRDESKRLAIEVGGGASIVMFHGDLPYASKDIIKKLEALNEEHIIGCGGFGTVYKLDMEDGNVFALKRIVKLNGGFDRFFERELEILGSIKHRYLVNLRGYCNSPTSKLLLYDYLPGGSLDQALHERGEQLDWDSRVNIIIGAAKGVAYLHHDCSPRIIHRDIKSSNILLDGNLEARVSDFGLAKLLGDEESHITTIVAGTFGYLAPEYMQSGRATEKTDVYSFGVLILEVLSGKLPTDTSYIEKGYNVVGWLNFLISENRPREIVDRSCEGVETESLDALLSIATKCVSSSPDERPTMHRVVQLLESQVISPCPSDFYDSSSD from the exons ATGATGGGCATCTGTCTGATGAAGCGCTGCTGCTCAAGGCTTCTTTTAATCTCATTTATTTGTTCACTCACAAATCTAAATGAAGCGATTAGTCCAGATG GTGAGGCGCTTATGAGCTTTAGAAGTGTAGTTTCTAGTGCTGATGGTGTTGTCGGTAGATGGAGACCAGAGGATCCTGATCCTTGTAACTGGAAGGGGGTAACCTGTGATGCGATAACAAAAAGAGTTATAGCCTT GAGTCTTACTCATCACAAATTAATTGGACCTTTACCCCCTGAGCTTGGAAAGCTGGATCAGTTGAGGCTTTT AATGCTTCACAACAATAATTTATATGGCTCAATAGCTACAGCATTGGGAAATTGCACATCGTTGGAGGAAAT ATACTTGCAGAACAATTTCTTCACTGGCCCAATCCCAAGTGAAATGGGAAACCTGTCAATGCTTAAAAATCT GGACATCTCAAACAACGATCTCACTGGAGCTATCCCTGTTTCACTTGGGCAGTTAGAAAAGCTTACTAATTT CAATGTCTCAAACAATTTTCTGGTGGGGAAGATACCTTCTGATGGCTTACTCGCCCAATTTTCGAAGGACTC CTTCATCGGCAATTCTAAATTGTGCGGTAAACAAATTGATATGGAGTGCCCAGATGAAAACTCTTCTACTGGTTCTCGTTCTACAGGAG GCCAAGGAGGTAAAACTGGTAAGCTACTTATAAGTGCATCTGCTACTGTGGGTGGGCTGCTCCTAGTGGCGCTCATGTGTTTCTGGGGTTGCTTTCTCTATAAAAAGCTTGGTAGAGATGAGAGTAAAAGACTTGCTATAGAGGTCGGTGGAG GTGCGTCTATCGTGATGTTCCATGGAGATTTGCCCTATGCTTCTAAAGACATTATCAAGAAACTGGAAGCTCTTAACGAAGAGCATATAATAGGCTGTGGAGGTTTTGGAACAGTTTACAAGCTGGACATGGAGGATGGCAATGTATTTGCGCTGAAAAGAATTGTCAAGTTAAATGGAGGGTTCGATAGGTTTTTCGAAAGGGAGCTTGAGATTCTGGGAAGCATCAAACATCGTTACCTCGTGAATCTACGTGGATACTGCAACTCACCCACATCAAAGCTTCTGCTGTATGATTACCTTCCTGGTGGTAGCCTTGACCAAGCTCTTCATG AGAGAGGCGAGCAACTGGATTGGGATTCACGAGTGAATATAATAATAGGAGCAGCAAAAGGGGTAGCATACTTGCATCACGATTGTTCTCCTAGGATCATACACCGTGATATAAAGTCGAGCAACATTTTACTCGATGGAAATCTGGAGGCTCGGGTATCGGACTTTGGGCTTGCCAAGCTGTTAGGGGACGAAGAATCTCATATTACAACCATTGTTGCAGGCACATTTGGTTACTTAGCTCCAG AGTATATGCAAAGCGGTAGAGCGACTGAGAAAACGGATGTTTACAGTTTTGGGGTTTTGATTCTTGAAGTCTTGAGTGGTAAACTTCCTACGGATACTTCCTACATCGAGAAAGGCTATAACGTTGTCGGTTGG CTAAACTTCTTGATCAGTGAAAACCGTCCACGGGAGATTGTTGATAGAAGCTGTGAAGGAGTAGAGACAGAGAGTCTTGATGCTCTTCTATCTATAGCAACAAAGTGTGTGTCTTCAAGTCCTGATGAGCGGCCTACAATGCACAGAGTAGTCCAGTTACTAGAATCCCAAGTCATTTCTCCTTGTCCTAGCGACTTCTACGATTCCAGCTCCGATTAA